One Fusarium falciforme chromosome 1, complete sequence genomic window carries:
- a CDS encoding Enolase produces the protein MAITKVFARSVYDSRGNPTVEVDVVTETGLHRAIVPSGASTGQHEACELRDGDKSKWGGKGVTKAVENVNTVIAPALIEKNIDVKDQSAVDAFLNELDGTPNKTKLGANAILGVSLAVAKAGAAEKGVPLYAHVSDLAGTKKPYVLPVPFMNVLNGGSHAGGRLAFQEFMIVPTDAPSFTEAMRQGAEVYQALKGLAKKRYGQSAGNVGDEGGVAPDIQTAEEALELITDAIEQVGYTGQIKIAMDVASSEFYKVEEKKYDLDFKNPESDPTKWLTYEELANLYAELSKKYPIVSIEDPFAEDDWEAWSYFSKTQDIQIVGDDLTVTNPLRIKKAIELKSCNALLLKVNQIGTLTESIQAAKDSYADGWGVMVSHRSGETEDVTIADIAVGLRAGEIKTGAPARSERLAKLNQILRIEEELGEGAIYAGANFRTSVNL, from the exons atggccatcaccaaggtcTTCGCCCGCTCCGTCTACGACTCCCGTGGCAACCCCACCGTCGAGGTTGACGTCGTTACCGAGACCGGCCTCCACCGGGCCATCGTTCCCTCCGGTGCCTCTACCG GCCAGCACGAGGCTTGCGAGCTCCGAGATGGCGACAAGTCCAAGTGGGGCGGCAAGGGTGTCACCAAGGCCGTCGAGAACGTCAACACCGTCATTGCTCCCGCTCTGATTGAGAAGAACATTGATGTCAAGGACCAGTCCGCTGTCGATGCCTTCCTCAACGAGCTCGATGGTACCCCcaacaagaccaagctcGGTGCCAACGCCATCCTCGGTGTCTCTCTGGCCGTTGCCAAGGCCGGTGCTGCTGAGAAG GGCGTTCCTCTGTACGCTCACGTTTCCGACCTTGCCGGAACCAAGAAGCCCTATGTCCTCCCCGTTCCCTTCATGAACGTCCTCAACGGCGG TTCCCACGCTGGTGGCCGTCTCGCCTTCCAGGAGTTCATGATTGTCCCCAC TGACGCTCCCTCTTTCACTGAGGCCATGCGCCAGGGTGCTGAGGTCTACCAGGCCCTCAAGGgtctggccaagaagcgatACGGCCAGTCCGCCGGCAACGTCGGTGACGAGGGTGGTGTCGCCCCCGATATCCAGACTGCCGAGGAGGCTCTCGAGCTCATCACCGATGCCATTGAGCAGGTCGGTTACACTGGCCAGATCAAGATCGCCATGGACGTTGCCTCCAGCGAGTTCTacaaggtggaggagaagaagtacgATCTTGACTTCAAGAACCCCGAGAGCGACCCCACCAAGTGGCTCACCTACGAGGAGCTCGCCAACCTCTACGCTGAGCTCAGCAAGAAGTACCCCATCGTCTCCATCGAGGACCCCTTCGCCGAGGACGACTGGGAGGCCTGGAGCTACTTCTCCAAGACCCAGGACATCCAGATTGTCGGTGATGATCTGACTGTCACCAACCCTCTCCGCATCAAGAAGGCCATTGAGCTCAAGTCTTGcaacgccctcctcctcaaggtcAACCAGATCGGTACCCTGACCGAGTCCATCCAGGCCGCCAAGGACTCCTATGCCGACGGTTGGGGTGTCATGGTCTCTCACCGATCCGGTGAGACTGAGGATGTCACCATTGCTGACATTGCTGTCGGTCTCCGTGCCGGTGAGATCAAGACCGGTGCCCCTGCCCGATCTGAGCGTCtcgccaagctcaaccaGATCCTCCGaattgaggaggagctcggtGAGGGCGCCATCTACGCCGGTGCCAACTTCCGCACCTCTGTCAACCTGTAA
- a CDS encoding Pre-rRNA-processing protein PNO1 — protein MPAPTALKKAEDAPLATDIPLPVAENDEEFLLDAPDALPADANAVVPVEDNEDGMAIDEEGRPRFAPARDIDPITRVETRKVPIPPHRMTPLKQAWTSIYPPLVEHLKLQCRMNIKRKTVELRTSKHTTDSGALQKGEDFVKAFTLGFDVDDAIALLRLDDLYIETFEIKDVRTMHGDSQARAIGRIAGKDGKTKFAIENASRTRIVLADSKIHILGGFKNIHLARESVVSLILGKPPGKVYGNLRTVAARMKERF, from the exons ATGCCTGCGCCCACAGCgttgaagaaggccgaggatgcCCCGCTCGCCACAGATATTCCTCTTCCAGTCGCAG AAAATGACGAAGAGTTTCTATTAGATGCTCCCGACGCTCTCCCCGCTGATGCGAACGCCGTCGTGCCTGTGGAGGACAATGAGGATGGAATGGCTATCGATGAGGAGGGACGCCCTCGATTTGCGCCGGCCAGAGACATT GACCCCATCACCAGAGTCGAGACTCGCAAGGTCCCTATCCCTCCTCACCGAATGACACCTCTAAAACAGGCCTGGACCTCCATCTACCCACCCCTTGTCGAGCATCTGAAGCTCCAGTGTCGAATGAACATTAAGCGAAAGACGGTCGAGTTGAGGACGTCGAAGCATACCACCGACTCGGGAGCGCTGCAAAAGGGAGAGGACTTTGTCAAGGCCTTTACTCTGGGCTTTGACGTGGACGACGCCATCGCGCTGCTACGACTTGACGACCTTTACATCGAGACATTCGAGATCAAGGACGTGCGAACGATGCACGGCGACAGCCAGGCCCGCGCTATCGGTCGGATTGCTGGCAAGGACGGAAAGACAAAGTTCGCCATCGAGAACGCGAGCCGGACCCGAATCGTGCTGGCCGACTCCAAGATTCACATTCTCGGCGGGTTCAAGAACATTCACCTCGCCCGTGAGTCGGTCGTCAGCCTGATTCTCGGAAAGCCACCTGGCAAGGTGTACGGCAATCTCCGAACGGTCGCGGCGAGGATGAAGGAGCGCTTCTAG